GTATTATCCCCCAACTTATAATAATAAGGATAATATTTAAGTTACATTTTTGGAGCAAAAGTAAGCTTTGGTGGATGCAAAGAATACAATATTCTCACAGAATCcactttatattatttttaagCAATTATTTAGAATTCCCTTTATTATATTAGTCGCATTTGGTAAATAAGGCATCTTTCATTTATTACACTAATTATATGTTGTACCCAACATAGAAtaagaataataattatttaatcacTTTTGGAATATAATTTAacaattatataaattttttagTTTGACCGAGTGCACAAGAATTGTTACGTTTTACACTAGAACTTATCACATGCACTTAAAAACGTTAATTAAAAAAGTACTTTTCAAAATTATTCTAATCAGAAAAAGTAGCATTGAACaccccctccctctctctctctctatatatatatatatatctatacacacacacacatatatatatatatatacatatatatatagcaATCCGTGTCACATGCGAAACATATCTCGCTTTGTCAAAGTATCAATTAAATATACATAATCTATATTAGAATAAGTAATAGATGAAATGTATGGTGTATGAACATTTATCGTTTGTACCCGATGTGTTGCCTTTAGTTGTCTAATGATAAGAAACTATATTTGTCTCTCGATCATTCTTTCTTTTAAAGCATTCACATGGTATTAAGAGCCTAACGACCACCAGACAAAACACACCACCATTCTTTCAGCTTAACACCATTGCTTCGAGAATAATTTAAAGAAAGCAGAAGTCCTATTGAACACCACCTATTAAAAACCTCTGGCAACCTGTTGTGCTAATTTTTCCACAATTTTCAGCAGTGTTTAGTCAGGTTTTTGGTATGGTTTGAAGCTTCTCCTGATCCTGTATACTATACTTCATATTATTGGCAATCCAGTGGTTAGATCTTATTAGATCAGGAGTAGTTTGATTTTATGATTTAACTTTGTTCTAAAATTTGGTCTTGTTTTGGAATTTCATTCCCCAATTGTACTTTAGTAATTTTTTAGGACTTCCTTTGTGTAAATGTCTTTTCCAGTTGACGTTGAAATTGATTTACTGGTCTCTTAATCTTATAATAGCGTGGTTGTTAAAATTGATTGTTATAATAGTGTGTTTGAATGTCTTGGTGATTTTATAAAATGGAGGATTTTGGGGTTCCCAAGTGTTGTTCCCTTCTCTTTTTCTGGAGACCTTATATTCTCCTCAGTGTATGACACGATTGTCCACTCATCATGTTTGCCGAACAACATATGATGTTATTGGAGGCTCTGTTTTCCGTATATTATATCAAATAATTATAAGGCTGCAAGGCGAGTAATAAAGGGTCTTGCCTTCACATGTCTTGTTCATTTCCTTAGATTTACAACTCCTACAACCTTTTAGGCGAGATTGTGACAACAAATAGTAGTTTTCCGTTACTCCTTTTCCAATCTTCTCTGTGAATGCTAGGAATCATCCACCTTGAGCTCCTCATGTAAAGAAGTACAGTAATCGATAACTTGTTAATGGTTTAACATCAATCTCATATGGTCATACTCTTGGATATCACACCTGAATTTCATCAGATGATCAGACTGTTTCCCAGATTTACATCTCCTCCGTTTTAATCTTAATTCACTATAATGCTTTGAGTTTAGTAATTTTCTTCACATTTTGGGCATGAAATTTATATCATTGGAAACATATGTTTGTATTGGTAAATCAAAATGTCTGTTGTTGATGTTATTGCAAGTATAGGGAATTTGAATTTCATTGGATATTGTTATTGGGTTGGAATGTCTCTTGCTAGGTTTATATATGGGAGCAGATTAGAAGTGGCAGTTTCTGGTATATTTTTTGTAAAGCATTTTGATGATTGTTAGACCATTGTTGCTGAAACTTGAAATTGGTCTGCTTGATTATTGGTCTGTGTATGTATGGTGATAATGTGAGAGCTAGAGTGTAGAGGTCTCTTCTATATCTGGTTTGATATTTTATATTGTTTACAGTATGTTGAAAGACACCTTTTGATCTGGATTCTTTGGTCTTTGAGTTCTAGATTGTTACATATTTTTTCTGGCCAGATCATTGTCTTAATGATTGGTGTATTTGTGAAAGTATTTAGACCCTGTGTTGCTTACAGGTGAAAGATGGACAGGAGAGTTTGTAGCAGTGTGGCAAGGAGGGGAAATTTGATTCATAAGGGTTTAGTTGATTGGACAACGTTGCCCGATGAATTGGTAATTCAGATCTTTTCTTATCTGAGCAATCGAGATCGAGCAAAATTGTCATCCACTTGTCGAAGTTGGCGCTTTTTAGGGAGTTCCTCTGATTTGTGGAAATCACTGGATCTTCGTATGTATGATTGTGATGCCAGGACCGTGAATCTGCTTGCTTCTCGTTGTAGTAATCTTAGGAAGCTTCGATTCCGCAGGGTTAATGTTGCTAATGCATTATCAAGTCTCAAAGCTTCGAATTTGCATGAAATTAGTGGTGATCTCTGCATGTTTATCAATAGCGAAACCCGGTGCTCGATTGCAGTTCATCATAAAGAACTTGAGATCCTTCAACTGGGACCAGAACCCTGTGAAAGGATTCGTGGCGTGGACTTGCAAAAAATTGCTCCATTTTTTGGTAAGCTACACAAACTCTCTTTCTGGAATTAAAGTAGTGGATGGAGTTGCATTTGATGCGCTGGCTAGGTGCTGTCAGAACCTCAGTGACATAAGTCTCCTCGACTGTGTGAATGTCGATTTGAAGTCCTTAGAGAAAATTGAATCAGTCCGCTTCTTATCAGTTGCTGGAACATTGAGTCTAGAGTTGCATTCAGTGTCAGAGCACTGGAGTAAACTGCCAAACTTAGAATGTTTGGACATTTCCCAAACTGATTTCGATGCTGATGCTGTGTTGAAACTGCTTTCTTCGTCTCAAAGTTTGAAAGTAGTGTGCGCTTTCGACTTCCCAGATTTTCAGGAAGATGGTCGCTTTGTTGCCTATAGAAGTAACAAAGATAAACTGCTTATAACCCCTTCCACCGACATTTTTACATCTGTAGCTTCTCTATTTTGTAATGCAACAGTGAATGAGAGATATGTATCCTCTAACTGGAGGACTTCCAATAACAAAGACCAGGACCTGAATGAAGTTATGAATTGGTTGGAATGGATACTCTCTCTTTCGCTTGTGCGTATCGCAAAAAGAAACGCACCAGATTTCAATAATTTTTGGCTCGATCAAGGTGTTGCATTATCAGTCTGTTTAGCAGAAAGCTTGCAAGAGGATGTTCAAGAACACGCTGCTATGGCCCTTGGAAATTTTGTATTTAATGATGAAAGGAGTATATATAGCGTTCGGTGTGCAGCCGTAATTCGAGAAGGCGGCATTTTAAAACTTCTGCACCTTTCTAAATCCTGGAGGGAGGTGCTTCAGTCGGTAGCTGTAAAGGTAACTTGGATTGTTCTTTTGTTTTAATATCTTACATAATCTATCTGAGATGTTAAATCTATGTCTTTAATCAATTTTTGAGATTGGTTATGATATTCTGCTAGTGACACTGTTATGTTTATATCAACAGATTCTTTCTTTCTAGTATTAATATctatctgatatatatatatgtgttaaTTTATTATATTGTGCTTTGCAGGCATTATCAAACCTGTCTGTGAATTATGAGGCTGCGGATGCTATAGCAGAGTGTGGAATCAGTATTGTTATCAATTTAACAAGATCTACTTTCAAATCAATTGCTGAAGACGCTGCAACTGTACTGTGGAATGTTTCTGCTGAAGAACACACGGTTGCTTACATGCTGTTTCCATAACAAAGTACTCTGAACTTCTGATTATTGTGAACTAATATTTCCTCTATTTCAGGATGCTATTGCTGAAGCTGGTGGGCTGCAAGCATTAATCGATCTAATCTTCAAATGGCCTATTGCCGGTGATGCAATACTTGTATGTAGTTTTTCATTTTGCATTGTAGCTTACATTATGTTCATTTATGCCTCAAGTCAGGCACTATAAACTTTTAAATATGTTTAACTGTATATGGCTGCAATAAGTAAATTTTTTCGTATTAAATTTCTTGTTGCAGGAGTGTGCTGTTGCTGCATTAGCAAATATGGCTGTCAATTACAAGTATTGCATGTTGGCAATAGAGTTAGGCGGCCTTAATGCTTTAGTGAGCATTGTTCAAAGATGCAAGTACGAGGGAGCATTAGAGCAGGTAAAACTTGCAGCTAAGTGACGTTTTTTATTCATAATTAGTTGAGATGAACTTGTTGGATTGCAACTAGGTTCATTCTAATGTAGACCAAAATTCTTCACCTTGATATCTGCGAAAGTATGTATACCTTAACAAGGACTAATGGTCATTGCCTATTGCATTTGACTTCTATGTTTGAATGTTAAAGTAACCAGTTCTCCTTAAACTCTAGGTGTTAGGTGGAGGGTTTAACCGaattttatattatattctaaCAGTACAGGTGTTTGAGAAATGAAAATTTTGTGTTCTTATAACATTGTTTATGGTGGAGATATGCATAGAAGTTCAACAGTTAGAGTTCTTGGTTGAAATTACATCATGTCAAGCCTGAGGGTTTGTAAAATGTTGGCTAATAGCTTTATTTTCCTGTAGTAGCTAACATGATAGCTTTTTAAGACTGAATGATTATCAACAGTGTAGTGTTATAGTCTTTAAAATTCAACATTATCTAGATTTTGGAAGCTTTTCAACGTTTCTTTTTTGAATGTTTAGTATTTTTCTTCAAATTTAAGGGCTGTTTTCTTAAGTTGTGAAATGTTTGAGGGTCTGAAGTGTAAAATATACAAACCTTGGTGTTACAAACTGTAACTTTCCCCATGAGCAGTAATCGTGCAGTAAATAGTGACCTTCAATGAAGAATAAATTATTTTTGTATACTAAATAGAACAAAAGATTTGTGACTAAGCAACATGACACGTACAGATCAAACCTTTACTCCAGTTGGATGCTGATTCTGTGACGAATTGAATTGATGATATTGAAATTAGGTAGAATAAAATATTTAGCGGAATTTTAGTTCTTGATACTCTGATTTAGAAAAAAATGGGCAGggatgaaagactctaaaacacTAAGACCTCGAATTTATTTCATCATAAATCATCATTGTGCAGTGCAAAAAAGATACAAGTAATTTTGCTTATACAGAAATCCTACAACTTGGAAGCTTTAGCAATATCCTCATGAGAAGGAAACTACTTGTAATAGACAGATACATATCAATAACATAAATAATGTGCAATTCCTTGCCTGACTTTATTACGTCTATGATGCACAACTCAAAATAATCAATTGCGAATAATTTTATCCACAAGTACTAAAGTGAAAAAATAAATTTACTATAGTTCTAATTTACTATAATAAGTACTatagtttttcaaaaaaaaagagTACTATAGTTCTAATTGATATAAAAGTGTTGATCTTCTCTTCGCTTCAATGCCAGTGTACATCTAAATTTTCCATGCTTTTTTATCTGTCAGGTTGCTCGTGCATTAGGCAATATAGCTGCCCACGACAATATCAGCAATGCTGCTCCAGCACAAGAGGTTTCAGCTCTGGAAGTGCTCATGCAACTTACTCGTTCCCTCTATGATGGAGTCAGGTGGAAAAACCTTATTTTGAAGCTTTAGAAC
This genomic interval from Apium graveolens cultivar Ventura chromosome 8, ASM990537v1, whole genome shotgun sequence contains the following:
- the LOC141677987 gene encoding protein ARABIDILLO 2-like, which translates into the protein MLLMHYQVSKLRICMKLVVISACLSIAKPGARLQFIIKNLRSFNWDQNPVKGFVAWTCKKLLHFLVSYTNSLSGIKVVDGVAFDALARCCQNLSDISLLDCVNVDLKSLEKIESVRFLSVAGTLSLELHSVSEHWSKLPNLECLDISQTDFDADAVLKLLSSSQSLKVVCAFDFPDFQEDGRFVAYRSNKDKLLITPSTDIFTSVASLFCNATVNERYVSSNWRTSNNKDQDLNEVMNWLEWILSLSLVRIAKRNAPDFNNFWLDQGVALSVCLAESLQEDVQEHAAMALGNFVFNDERSIYSVRCAAVIREGGILKLLHLSKSWREVLQSVAVKALSNLSVNYEAADAIAECGISIVINLTRSTFKSIAEDAATVLWNVSAEEHTDAIAEAGGLQALIDLIFKWPIAGDAILECAVAALANMAVNYKYCMLAIELGGLNALVSIVQRCKYEGALEQVARALGNIAAHDNISNAAPAQEVSALEVLMQLTRSLYDGVREAVADGLMNLSVYHRKGAAVAAAGGVEALVSLANSWSDASQSLKEKAAFMLWGLSVSKTNSIAIGR